One Cucumis sativus cultivar 9930 chromosome 1, Cucumber_9930_V3, whole genome shotgun sequence DNA segment encodes these proteins:
- the LOC101206486 gene encoding iron-sulfur assembly protein IscA-like 2, mitochondrial: protein MGPRSLIQRVTPYLVARIKENQRLLSSSASAYQEALPLSPSPSPSAPVDTIHMTDSCIRRMKELQDPKEEKMLRLSVETGGCSGFQYVFNLDGKTNPDDRIYEKEGVKLVVDNISYDFVKGATIDYVEELIRSAFVVSTNPSAVGGCSCKSSFMVKQ from the exons ATGGGCCCTAGATCACTAATTCAGAGGGTAACACCATACTTGGTGGCACGTATCAAGGAGAATCAAAGGCTTCTTAGCTCTTCTGCTTCAGCCTATCAAGAAGCATTGCCTTTGTCTCCATCTCCATCCCCATCTGCCCCTGTTGATACCATTCACATGACTGATAGTTGCATTCGg AGAATGAAAGAATTGCAAGATCCCAAGGAAGAAAAGATGCTTCGCTTGAGTGTAGAAACTGGGGGGTGTTCTGGATTtcaatatgttttcaatttggaTGGAAAAACCAATCCTGATGATAG GATATATGAGAAAGAGGGAGTTAAATTGGTAGTTGATAACATCTCATACGATTTTGTAAAAGGAGCAACAATTGATTATGTTGAAGAGCTGATTCGTTCTGCTTTTGTT GTGAGTACAAATCCAAGTGCCGTTGGTGGGTGTAGTTGTAAAAGTTCTTTCATGGTCAAACAATAA
- the LOC101206252 gene encoding kinesin-like protein KIN-5D: MESAQSQQRKGGLVPISPSQTPRSNDKATRDLRSGDSNSSNKHDKEKGVNVQVIVRCRPLSDDETRLHTPVVISCHESRREVSAIQTIANKQIDRTFAFDKVFGPASQQRELYELAVSPIVYEVLEGYNCTIFAYGQTGTGKTYTMEGGARKKNGEFPSDAGVIPRAVKQIFDILEAQNAEYNMKVTFLELYNEEITDLLAPEETSKFIDDKSKKPIALMEDGKGGVFVRGLEEEIVCSANEIYKILERGSAKRRTAETLLNKQSSRSHSIFSITIHIKECTPEGEEMIKCGKLNLVDLAGSENISRSGAREGRAREAGEINKSLLTLGRVINALVEHSGHVPYRDSKLTRLLRDSLGGKTKTCIIATISPSIHCLEETLSTLDYAHRAKNIKNKPEINQKMMKSALIKDLYSEIDRLKQEVYAAREKNGIYIPRDRYLNEEAEKKAMAEKIERMELDSESKDKQLMELQELYDSQQLLTEELSDKLDRTEKKLEETEHAFFDLEEKHRQANATIKEKEFLIINLLKSEKALIEHAFELRAELENAASDVSGLFDKIERKDKIEDRNKSLVQKFQFQLTQQLELLHKTVAASVTQQEQQLRDMEEDMQSFVSTKAKATEELRERIGNLKVTYGSRVKALNDITGELEGNFQSTFGDINSEVSKHSSALENLFNGIASEAEALLSDLQNSLHKQEEKLTAYAQKQHQAHARAVETTRSVSKVTSNFIRTMDMHASKLTHIVEDGQSVNEQKLSELEKKFEECAANEEKQLLAKVAELLASSNARKKQLVQSAINDLRESATSRTNMLQQEMSTMQDCTSSVKTEWAMHLEKAESHYHEDTSAVEHGKKDMEEVLQNCLNKAKMGAQQWRTAQESLLSLENNSVASVDSIFRDGTESNQALCARFSSAASAALEDVDSANKNLLSSVDHSLELDNEACGNLNSMITPCCEELRDLKGGHYHKIVEITEHAGTCLLTEYTVDEPSCSTPRKRSFNLPSVASIEELRTPAFDELLKSFWDLKYSKQSNGDIKHLAGTHEATQSVRDSRLPLTAIN, translated from the exons ATGGAATCAGCGCAATCGCAGCAGAGAAAAGGTGGATTAGTGCCGATATCGCCGTCTCAAACTCCTCGTTCGAACGACAAGGCGACTAGAGATCTACGATCTGGGGATTCGAATTCGAGTAATAAAcatgataaagaaaaaggtgtTAATGTGCAGGTTATTGTGCGTTGCAG gCCATTGAGTGATGATGAAACGCGATTGCATACTCCGGTGGTGATATCCTGCCatgaaagtagaagagaagTCTCTGCAATTCAGACTATAGCCAACAAGCAGATTGATAGAACATTTGCATTTGATAAG GTTTTTGGCCCTGCATCTCAACAAAGGGAATTGTATGAATTGGCCGTGTCTCCTATTGTATATGAAGTTCTTGAGGGTTATAACTGTACTATCTTCGCATATGGTCAAACTGGAACTGGAAAAACATACACCATGGAGGGTGGAGCAAGAAAAAAG AATGGAGAATTTCCAAGCGATGCTGGTGTAATTCCTAGAGCtgtcaaacaaatttttgacattttggaAGCCCAAAATGCAGAGTATAACATGAAAGTTACGTTTTTGGAGTTATACAATGAAGAGATCACAGATCTTTTGGCCCCTGAAGagacttcaaaatttattgatgACAAGTCCAAGAAACCAATTGCTCTCATGGAAGATGGGAAAGGGGGTGTTTTCGTTAGAGGGTTGGAAGAAGAGATAGTCTGTTCTgctaatgaaatatataaaatcttGGAGCGTGGATCGGCAAAAAGGCGTACGGCAGAAACTCTTCTGAATAAACAAAGTAGTCGGTCCCATTCTATATTTTCCATCACAATTCACATCAAAGAGTGCACTCCAGAGGGAGAGGAGATGATAAAATGTGGAAAGCTCAATCTTGTTGATCTTGCTGGCTCTGAGAATATTTCACGTTCTGGTGCACGAGAG GGGAGAGCAAGAGAAGCTGGGGAGATAAACAAAAGTTTACTTACACTTGGGCGTGTTATCAATGCCCTGGTAGAGCACTCGGGTCATGTTCCATATAG GGATAGTAAATTAACAAGATTACTGAGGGATTCTTTGGGAGGTAAAACAAAGACTTGCATCATTGCTACGATATCGCCCTCTATCCACTGTCTTGAAGAAACACTCAGTACACTTGATTATGCACACCGTgctaaaaacataaagaacAAACCAGAG ATTAACCAGAAGATGATGAAATCTGCTCTGATCAAGGATTTATATTCTGAAATTGATCGGCTTAAACAAG AGGTATATGCTGCGAGGGAGAAGAATGGAATCTATATACCACGTGATCGTTACCTTAATGAGGAAGCTGAGAAGAAG GCAATGGCTGAAAAAATAGAACGAATGGAACTTGATTCAGAATCCAAGGACAAG CAATTAATGGAGCTTCAGGAGCTTTATGATTCCCAGCAACTTTTGACAGAGGAATTAAGCGATAAATTAGATAGAACAGAG AAAAAGCTTGAGGAAACTGAACATGCTTTCTTCGATCTTGAGGAGAAACACCGCCAAGCAAAtgcaacaataaaagaaaaggagtttCTGATAATAAATCTTCTTAAGTCTG AGAAAGCTCTCATTGAGCATGCATTTGAATTGCGAGCAGAGCTGGAAAATGCTGCATCAGATGTGTCGGgtttatttgacaaaattg AGCGCAAGGACAAAATTGAAGATAGAAACAAATCACTTGTCcagaaatttcaatttcagtTAACTCAGCAGCTTGAATTATTGCATAAAACTGTAGCTGCTTCAGTTACCCAACAGGAGCAGCAACTGAGGGATATGGAGGAAGACATGCAATCTTTTGTTTCAACAAAAGCGAAG GCCACTGAAGAACTTAGAGAACGGATTGGGAATTTGAAAGTAACGTATGGATCTCGAGTTAAAGCTCTGAATGATATAACTGGAGAGCTTGAAGGAAACTTTCAATCAACCTTTGGTGATATAAATTCTGAAGTTTCAAAGCATTCATCAGCTCTTGAAAAC CTTTTTAATGGAATTGCTTCAGAGGCCGAGGCATTGCTCAGTGATCTCCAAAATAGCCTTCACAAACAGGAAGAGAAGCTGACTGCATATGCTCAAAAGCAGCATCag GCACATGCTAGAGCAGTAGAAACCACACGCTCAGTTTCTAAAGTTACCTCAAACTTCATAAGGACAATGGATATGCATGCGTCAAAGCTCACCCACATTGTGGAAGATGGGCAGTCTGTCAATGAGCAGAAACTGTCCgaacttgaaaagaaattcGAG GAGTGTGCAGccaatgaagaaaaacaactgTTGGCAAAAGTAGCTGAGTTGCTTGCAAGTTCAAAtgcaagaaagaaacaattg GTTCAATCAGCAATCAATGACCTGCGGGAGAGTGCTACAAGTAGAACCAACATGCTGCAGCAGGAAATGTCCACCATGCAAGACTGTACTTCTTCAGTGAAAACTGAATGGGCAATGCACCTGGAAAAAGCAGAGTCACACTACCACGAAGACACTTCTGCTGTCGAACATGGGAAGAAAGACATGGAAGAGGTTCTTCAAAATTG CTTGAACAAGGCAAAAATGGGTGCTCAACAATGGAGGACTGCTCAAGAATCCTTACTCAGTTTGGAAAACAACAGTGTTGCTTCCGTGGATTCCATTTTTCG GGATGGGACAGAATCCAATCAAGCGCTATGTGCTCGGTTTTCTTCTGCTGCATCTGCTGCTCTTGAAGATGTCGATAGTGCAAACAAGAATCTCCTCTCATCTGTTGATC ATTCGTTAGAACTCGACAATGAAGCGTGTGGAAATCTCAATTCAATGATTACTCCTTGTTGCGAGGAGCTAAGGGATTTGAAAGGTGGCCATTACCACAAGATAGTAGAAATCACTGAACATGCAGGAACATGTCTGCTTACAGAATACACG GTTGATGAACCATCTTGTTCAACACCAAGAAAGCGATCATTCAACTTGCCAAGCGTTGCATCAATCGAAGAACTTCGAACACCAGCTTTTGATGAGCTTCTCAAGTCATTCTgggatttgaaatattcaaaacaatccAATGGAGATATAAAGCATTTAGCTGGAACACATGAAGCCACACAATCAGTAAGAGATTCTAGACTTCCTCTAACtgctataaattaa
- the LOC101207699 gene encoding putative respiratory burst oxidase homolog protein H: MNDDNNNNHEDTQKWILDSDVIDVMVDVPIIDGGGGNKKGSFKTRDDQRRHGVSRPAGMRLGRRQSKAERGFKSLKFLDRSVTGKEVDAWRAIENRFQRYAIDHRLPRDKFGVCIGMGGDSKDFAGELFDTLMRRRRLCLGGGITLEELQGFWEDVTSQDMDFRLQIFFEMCDKNGDGKLSESEVKEVIILSASANKLGNLKSQAGYYASMIMEELDPDHLGYIELSQLETLLREVMVFDQDNSKIMGKKTCSLTRAMIPKRYRTPVSRVISRTVELIHDNWKRIWVIVAWLAINVLLFFWKFNEYKKHKGFKIMGNCLCVAKGGAETTKFNMALILVPVCRSTLTSLRSTFLSRIIPFDDNINFHKVIAIGIVIGTFLHVFMHITCDFPRIIGCPREKFMLLLGPNFNYHQPSYQELARSIAGVSGVFMLIIMGISYVLASHQFRRNVIKLPSPLHHLAGFNAFWYSHHLLIVAYVLFIIHGYYLFLVTQWYLKSTWMYLAIPMSLYASERLLASVNELKHSVDIIKAVIYTGNVLALYLTRPQVFRYKSGMYLFIKCPDISNFEWHPFTITSAPGDDYLSCHIRTLGDWTAELHNRFAKVCEMERAQARKGSLVRMETTAYAGDSYSQLRYPRIVIKGPYGAPAQDYKKYDILFLIGLGIGATPMISIIKDVLNTIKPIDHYSDSIHKHSLDSSRRGPERTYFYWITREQGSFEWFKGVMNDISEYDHDHVIEMHNYLTSVYEEGDVRSALITLVQKLQHARNGVDVLSESRIRTHFARPNWRKVFAELASNHMASRIGVFYCGSATLTQTLRKLCQEFSSSSTTRFHFHKENF, encoded by the exons ATGAACGacgacaataataataatcatgaAGACACACAGAAATGGATTCTAGATTCCGATGTGATAGATGTCATGGTTGATGTACCGATAATCGACGGTGGCGGCGGCAACAAAAAAGGGAGCTTTAAAACAAGGGATGATCAACGACGACATGGGGTTTCAAGGCCTGCAGGGATGAGGCTTGGAAGAAGACAGTCCAAAGCTGAAAGAGGTTTTAAGAGCTTGAAATTTCTGGATCGTTCCGTTACCGGCAAAGAAGTTGATGCTTGGAGAGCAATCGAGAATCGATTCCAACGATATGCTATTGATCATAGGCTTCCTAGAGATAAATTTGGAGTTTGCATTG GAATGGGAGGAGATTCAAAGGATTTTGCTGGTGAATTATTTGATACATTGATGAGAAGAAGGAGGCTATGTTTAGGAGGTGGTATTACATTGGAAGAATTACAGGGTTTTTGGGAAGACGTAACTAGCCAAGACATGGACTTTCGTTTACAAATATTCTTTGAAAT GTGCGACAAAAATGGTGATGGCAAGCTTTCAGAGTCAGAAGTAAAGGAG GTGATAATCTTGAGTGCATCTGCAAACAAGTTAGGAAATCTCAAAAGCCAAGCAGGTTATTATGCATCAATGATCATGGAAGAGCTTGATCCAGACCATCTTGGATATATAGAG CTGTCACAACTTGAAACTCTACTGAGGGAAGTTATGGTATTTGATCAAGATAACAGCAAGATTATGGGTAAAAAGACATGTAGTCTTACAAGAGCCATGATTCCAAAAAGATACCGAACTCCAGTGAGCCGAGTCATATCAAGAACCGTCGAGCTCATCCACGACAATTGGAAGAGGATATGGGTGATCGTAGCGTGGTTAGCAATAAAcgttttgttattcttttggAAGTTTAATGAATACAAGAAACACAAGGGATTCAAAATAATGGGAAATTGTCTCTGTGTTGCAAAAGGTGGAGCTGAGACAACCAAATTCAACATGGCTCTAATTTTAGTGCCAGTTTGTAGAAGTACTCTCACAAGTCTTAGGTCAACATTCCTAAGTAGAATAATCCCATTTGATGATAATATAAACTTCCACAAAGTAATTGCAATAGGGATAGTAATTGGGACATTTCTTCATGTGTTTATGCACATAACTTGTGATTTTCCAAGGATAATTGGTTGCCCTAGAGAGAAATTTATGCTACTTCTTGGCCCTAATTTCAATTACCATCAACCAAGTTATCAAGAGTTGGCGAGAAGTATAGCTGGGGTTTCTGGGGTTTTCATGTTGATCATTATGGGAATTTCATATGTTTTAGCCTCACATCAATTTAGAAGAAATGTTATTAAGTTGCCTTCACCTTTACACCATTTGGCTGGCTTCAATGCATTTTGGTATTCTCATCATTTGCTTATTGTGGCTTATGTTCTCTTCATAATACATGGATACTACCTCTTCTTAGTCACTCAATGGTACCTCAAATCG ACATGGATGTATTTAGCAATCCCAATGTCTTTATATGCTAGTGAGAGGCTTCTTGCATCAGTGAATGAGCTGAAGCATAGTGTTGACATTATTAAG GCAGTGATATATACGGGGAATGTTCTTGCACTATATTTGACAAGACCTCAAGTTTTTAGATATAAAAGTGGAATGTATCTTTTCATCAAGTGTCCAGATATATCGAATTTTGAATG GCATCCGTTCACTATAACTTCTGCCCCAGGAGATGACTACTTGAGTTGTCATATTAGAACATTGGGAGATTGGACTGCAGAGCTTCATAACAGGTTTGCAAAG GTATGTGAAATGGAGAGGGCACAAGCAAGAAAGGGAAGTCTGGTTAGAATGGAAACTACAGCATATGCTGGTGATAGCTATTCTCAGCTAAG aTATCCAAGAATTGTCATCAAAGGGCCATACGGTGCTCCAGCACAAGATTACAAAAAGTatgatattctttttcttataggGCTTGGAATTGGGGCAACTCCAATGATCAGCATTATAAAAGATGTTTTGAACACCATCAAGCCAATTGATCATTATAGT gATTCAATACACAAACATTCGCTAGATTCCAGTAGACGTGGCCCCGAAAGAACATACTTTTATTGGATTACAAGAGAACAAGGCTCATTTGAATGGTTCAAAGGTGTTATGAATGATATCTCTGAATATGATCATGAT CATGTAATAGAAATGCATAATTACTTGACTAGTGTTTATGAGGAAGGAGACGTAAGATCTGCTCTTATAACCCTGGTGCAAAAGCTCCAACATGCTAGAAATGGAGTCGATGTTCTTTCCGAAAGTCGG ATACGAACTCATTTTGCTAGACCAAATTGGAGGAAGGTGTTTGCAGAATTGGCAAGTAATCACATGGCTTCACGTATAG GTGTGTTTTATTGTGGAAGTGCTACACTTACCCAAACATTAAGGAAACTATGCCAAGAATTTAGCTCAAGCTCAACAACTCGTTTTCACTTTCACAAGGAGAATTTCTAG